A window of Mangifera indica cultivar Alphonso chromosome 13, CATAS_Mindica_2.1, whole genome shotgun sequence contains these coding sequences:
- the LOC123194761 gene encoding ubiquitin-like domain-containing protein CIP73 translates to MESGGAEKIPGIIKAEASETTIEIKIKTLDSQTYTLKVDKQVPVPALKEQIASVTGVLSEQQRLICRGKVLKDDQLLSAYHVEDGHTLHMVVRQPALPSSNGGHNHPGTSRSHGNQVAPSVVIETFNVPDPGDGVPPEVSQIVSAVLGSFGFSNIGGVSNGIDVRDPALQRLERTPVVSGMSDSTQPQFEQAGMRISNRLPSAFGIPTAVSLGSLQPHVIPDSLTTLSQYLSNIRRELDGIGRGGSNNSQAATTDMTGERDSSSSSHSGTAQEGLPTPATLAEVMLSTRQMLVEQVGECLLQLAGQLENQANVTDSSVRMSTQSTASGTGYLLYNLGAFLLELGRTTMTVRLGLTPSEAVVNAGPAVFISPSGPNPLMVQPLTFQPGTSFGAIPTGSVQSGTGLVNGRGSGFLPRRIDIQIRRGSSMATSNANREEHANTQQPSGRGNSATGLGNPENPGNQTTSRISEGSSFTGESGVRVVPIRTMVAAVPAPFSRLPSDLSGNPVGLYYPVLGRFQHVASGHVTGERGFQATDGHTERPSAPESVVQSQNSEDPARNGSLPNLNSRQQEPSSGRSVNISILSASGTQNSQEPERQIPGTVLRFLRNLFPGGEIHVEDASLQGTASGSVPEPATISAPDRAATASGPSEAEASVSDEGIFLSNLLHQIMPIISQQSNAAQMVASSEGADTSEHRMEQESSTHAESSNVGTSRRPIDSEQSAPNSKRQKRE, encoded by the exons ATGGAAAGTGGTGGTGCTGAAAAAATTCCTGGAATTATCAAGGCTGAAGCCTCTGAAACCACcattgaaatcaaaataaaaactcTAGACTCACAAACCTATACTTTGAAAGTGGATAAACAG GTACCTGTTCCTGCTTTGAAAGAACAGATTGCCTCTGTAACTGGTGTTTTATCTGAGCAACAACGTCTAATATGTCGTGGAAAAGTTCTGAAGGATGATCAGCTCCTCTCTGCTTATC ATGTTGAGGATGGTCACACCTTGCATATGGTGGTCAGGCAACCAGCCCTCCCCTCATCTAATGGTGGCCATAACCATCCAG GTACAAGCCGAAGTCATGGAAATCAGGTAGCTCCTAGTGTTGTAATTGAGACTTTCAATGTTCCTGATCCAGGGGATGGAGTTCCTCCAGAAGTCAGTCAG ATTGTCTCAGCTGTTCTCGGttcttttggattttcaaaTATTGGAGGTGTTAGTAATGGAATTGATGTCAGG GATCCTGCATTGCAAAGACTTGAAAGAACGCCAGTTGTTAGTGGTATGTCAGATTCAACTCAGCCGCAATTTGAACAAGCTGGCATGAGGATATCCAATAGACTTCCAAGTGCCTTCGGAATACCAACAGCAGTTTCTTTGGGGTCTTTGCAGCCTCAT GTGATTCCTGATTCATTGACCACCTTGTCCCAATATTTGAGTAATATAAGGCGCGAATTAGATGGAATTg GCAGGGGAGGGAGTAACAATTCTCAAGCAGCCACCACGGATATGACTGGAGAAAGAGATTCTAGTTCTTCATCACATTCAGGGACTGCACAAGAAGGTCTTCCAACACCTGCAACTTTGGCAGAAGTCATGCTGTCCACTAGACAGATGCTCGTTGAACAAGTTGGAGAGTGTCTACTT CAACTTGCTGGGCAACTGGAGAATCAGGCGAATGTGACTGATTCATCTGTACGGATGAGCACACAATCTACTGCATCAGGAACTGGATATCTACTTTATAATCTAGGTGCTTTTTTGCTTGAACTTGGTCGTACAACCATGACTGTGAGATTAGGTCTAACTCCG TCTGAAGCTGTGGTCAATGCTGGTCCTGCTGTATTCATATCTCCTTCTGGTCCTAACCCTCTTATGGTTCAA CCTCTTACTTTTCAACCGGGAACAAGCTTTGGTGCCATCCCCACGGGGTCTGTACAGTCTGGCACTGGTTTGGTTAATGGGCGTGGTTCTGGATTTCTTCCAAGGCGTATTGATATACAAATACGAAGAG GTTCATCAATGGCGACTTCTAACGCTAATCGAGAAGAACATGCTAATACTCAGCAGCCCTCAGGGCGAGGTAACTCAGCAACTGGTCTTGGTAATCCTGAAAATCCTGGCAATCAAACAACTTCAAGGATCTCGGAGGGTTCATCTTTCACTGGAGAGTCTGGAGTACGGGTAGTGCCAATTAGGACCATGGTAGCAGCAGTGCCTGCTCCCTTCAGTCGGCTACCTTCAGACTTATCGGGTAACCCTGTAGGGTTATACTATCCAGTTCTTGGAAGATTTCAACATGTAGCTTCTGGACATGTAACTGGTGAACGAGGATTTCAAGCAACTGATGGGCATACTGAGCGGCCATCTGCTCCTGAGTCTGTGGTGCAGTCACAAAACAGTGAGGATCCTGCAAGAAATG gatCATTACCAAATCTGAACTCAAGACAACAGGAACCGTCTAGTGGACGCAGTGTAAATATCAGCATTCTTTCTGCCAGTGGGACCCAAAACAGCCAAGAACCTGAGCGCCAAATCCCAGGTACTGTACTGCGATTCCTGAGGAATCTTTTTCCTGGTGGCGAAATCCATGTAGAAGATGCAAGTTTACAGGGGACAGCTTCGGGTTCTGTTCCCGAGCCAGCAACCATATCTGCCCCAGATCGTGCTGCTACAGCCAGTGGACCTTCAGAAGCGGAAGCAAGTGTCAGTGATGAAGGGATATTTTTATCTAACTTGCTTCACCAGATCATGCCCATCATATCTCAACAATCTAATGCAGCTCAAATGGTAGCGTCTTCTGAGGGAGCAGATACTTCTGAACATAGAATGGAGCAAGAATCTTCCACCCAT GCTGAGAGTTCTAATGTTGGGACATCGCGTCGGCCAATTGATTCTGAACAGAGTGCACCAAACTCCAAAAGGCAAAAG AGAGAGTGA